The following coding sequences lie in one Arachis hypogaea cultivar Tifrunner chromosome 4, arahy.Tifrunner.gnm2.J5K5, whole genome shotgun sequence genomic window:
- the LOC112797294 gene encoding brefeldin A-inhibited guanine nucleotide-exchange protein 2, protein MASSEADSRLVQVIIPALEKIIKNASWRKHAKLAHECKSVIETLTSPQSQQQQSNPQLPGSEDGAADSEASVPGPLNGGGAIEYSLAESESILRPLINAANSGVLKIAEPAVDALQKLIAHGYLRGEADPAGGCPEAKLLANLIESVCKCHDLGDDAVELLVLKSLLSAVTSISLRIHGDCLLLIVRTCYDIYLGSKNVVNQTTAKASLIQMLVIVFRRMEADSSTVPVQPIVVAELMAPVEKSDADNSITQSVQGFITKVMQDIDGVLNPATPSSRVSALGGHDGAFETTTTATVETTNPADLLDSSDKDMLDAKYWEISMYKTALEGRKGELVDGEVVERDDDMEIQIGNKLRRDAFLVFRALCKLSMKTPPKEASADPQLMKGKIVALELLKILLENAGAVFRTSDRFLDAIKQYLCLSLLKNSASNLMIVFQLSCSIFISLVARFRAGLKAEIGVFFPMIVLRVLENVAQPNFQQKMIVLRFLEKLCDDSQILVDIFINYDCDVNSSNIFERMVNGLLKTAQGIPPGVTTTVLPPQEETLKLEALKCLVAVLKSMGDWMNKQLRIPEPLSSKKVEAVDNGHEAGGHPMVNGNGEESAEGSETHSEISNDASDVSTIEQRRAYKLELQEGISLFNRKPKKGIEFLINANKVGNSPEDIAAFLKDASGLNKTLIGDYLGERDEMSLKVMHAYVDSFDFQGMQFDEAIRVLLQGFRLPGEAQKIDRIMEKFAERYCKCNPKVFSSADTAYVLAYSVIMLNTDAHNPMVKNKMSADDFIKNNRGIDDGKDVPEEYLRSLYERISKNEIKMKDVDLETQQRQAVNPNRLLGLDSILNIVIRKRGEDSTMGTSDDLIRRMQEQFKEKARKTESVYYAATDVVILRFMIEACWAPMLAAFSVPLDQSDDEVVISLCLEGFRYAIHVTSVMSMKTHRDAFVTSLAKFTSLHSPADIKQKNVDAIKVIVTIADEDGNYLQEAWEHILTCVSRFEHLHLLGEGAPPDATFFAFPQNDSEKAKQAKSTILPVLKKKGPGRMQYAASTVMRGSYDSSGIGSNASGAVTSEQVNSLVSNLNMLEQVGSSEMNRIFTRSQKLNSEAIIDFVKALCKVSMEELRSPTDPRVFSLTKIVEIAHYNMNRIRLVWSSIWHVLSDFFVTIGCSGNLSIAIFAMDSLRQLSMKFLEREELANYNFQNEFMKPFVIVMRRSSAVEIRELIIRCVSQMVLSRVNNVKSGWKSMFMVFTTAAYDDHRNIVLLAFEIIEKIIRDYFPYITETETTTFTDCVNCLIAFTNSRFNKEISLNAIAFLRVCATKLAEGDLGFSSRNKDKETSGKILSPSPRTGKEGKLENGDLTDKEDHLYFWFPLLAGLSELSFDPRPEIRQSALQVLFETLRNHGHLFSLPLWERVFESVLFPIFDYVRHAIDPAGSSSQINELEIDGELDQDAWLYETCTLALQLVVDLFVNFYSTVNPLLRKVLILLVSFIKRPHQSLAGIGIAAFVRLMSNAGELFSDEKWLEVVLSLKEAANATLPNFSFLDSGDSVIINDQRASTAEEDNDPADESSSPNNLESFRTRRLHAYLSDAKCRAAVQLLLIQAVMEIYNMYRPQLSANSILVLFDALHDVASHAHKINSNIILRSKLQEFGSMTQMQDPPLLRLENESYQICLTFLQNLLVDRPNEAAEVETHLVRLCQEVLEFYIEVAGSGQVSESSRGAQQHWLIPLGSGKRRELATRAPLIVAAIQAICNLGDVCFEKNLAQFFPLFSSLISCEHGSTEVQVALSDMLSLSVGPVLLRSC, encoded by the exons ATGGCTTCTTCGGAAGCCGATTCCCGGCTGGTCCAGGTCATCATCCCGGCGCTcgagaagatcatcaagaacgcATCGTGGCGGAAGCACGCCAAGCTCGCTCACGAGTGCAAGTCCGTCATCGAAACCCTAACATCACCGCAATCACAGCAGCAGCAGAGCAATCCTCAGTTGCCGGGGTCCGAAGACGGCGCCGCCGATTCCGAAGCCTCAGTCCCCGGTCCGCTCAACGGCGGCGGCGCCATCGAGTACTCCCTCGCGGAGTCCGAATCAATCCTCCGGCCTCTCATCAACGCCGCCAACTCCGGCGTCCTGAAGATAGCTGAGCCCGCCGTTGATGCTCTTCAGAAGCTCATCGCCCATGGTTACCTCCGCGGCGAGGCTGACCCCGCCGGTGGCTGCCCTGAGGCGAAGCTTCTCGCGAATCTTATCGAATCCGTCTGCAAGTGCCACGATCTCGGCGATGATGCCGTCGAATTGCTGGTTCTGAAGTCTCTTTTATCTGCAGTAACCTCAATTTCACTGAGAATCCACGGTGATTGCTTGCTTTTGATTGTGAGAACTTGTTATGATATATACCTTGGTAGCAAGAATGTGGTGAATCAAACAACGGCGAAGGCTTCGTTGATTCAGATGCTTGTGATTGTTTTTAGGAGAATGGAGGCGGATTCCTCCACAGTTCCGGTTCAGCCGATTGTTGTGGCTGAACTGATGGCGCCCGTGGAGAAATCTGATGCAGATAACTCGATTACACAGTCTGTGCAGGGTTTTATAACGAAGGTTATGCAGGACATTGATGGGGTTTTGAACCCTGCTACGCCGAGTAGCAGGGTTTCCGCATTGGGAGGCCACGATGGTGCATTTGAGACCACTACCACTGCCACTGTGGAGACCACGAATCCGGCGGATTTGTTGGATTCCAGTGACAAGGACATGCTGGATGCGAAGTATTGGGAGATCAGTATGTACAAGACTGCATTGGAAGGGAGGAAAGGAGAGCTTGTGGATGGCGAGGTGGTGGAGAGGGATGATGATATGGAGATCCAGATTGGGAATAAGCTGAGGAGGGATGCATTTTTGGTGTTCAGGGCACTTTGTAAGTTATCTATGAAGACACCCCCTAAGGAGGCGTCCGCAGATCCGCAGCTGATGAAGGGGAAGATTGTGGCCCTAGAGCTGTTGAAGATCTTGCTGGAGAATGCTGGAGCTGTCTTCAGGACTAGCGACAG GTTTTTGGATGCCATTAAGCAGTACTTATGCTTATCATTGTTGAAGAACAGTGCATCAAATCTTATGATTGTTTTTCAACTATCATGCTCCATATTCATCAGTCTGGTTGCTAGATTTAGAGCTGGATTGAAGGCAGAAATTGGTGTTTTTTTCCCTATGATTGTCCTCAGAGTTCTAGAAAATGTTGCTCAACCTAATTTTCAGCAAAAAATGATAGTCCTCCGTTTTCTGGAGAAGCTTTGTGATGATTCACAGATATTGGTGGACATTTTTATCAACTATGACTGCGATGTCAATTCGTCAAACATATTTGAGAG GATGGTCAATGGACTTCTTAAAACTGCCCAAGGAATCCCTCCTGGTGTAACCACCACGGTTTTGCCACCTCAAGAGGAAACATTAAAGCTTGAAGCATTGAAATGCTTGGTTGCTGTATTAAAATCTATGGGAGATTGGATGAACAAACAGTTGCGCATTCCAGAACCTCTTTCATCAAAGAAAGTGGAAGCAGTTGATAATGGGCATGAGGCTGGAGGTCATCCTATGGTAAATGGGAATGGAGAAGAGTCAGCTGAAGGATCAGAAACTCATTCTGAGATCTCCAATGATGCATCTGATGTTTCCACCATTGAGCAACGCCGGGCATATAAATTGGAACTCCAG GAAGGTATATCATTGTTTAATAGGAAGCCTAAGAAAGGAATTGAATTCCTCATCAATGCCAACAAAGTGGGTAACTCTCCGGAAGATATAGCTGCTTTTCTTAAAGATGCTTCTGGGTTGAACAAGACTCTGATTGGTGATTATCTGGGAGAAAGGGATGAAATGTCCTTGAAAGTAATGCATGCCTATGTGGATTCTTTTGACTTTCAAGGGATGCAATTTGATGAGGCAATCAGGGTTCTCCTTCAGGGATTTAGACTGCCTGGTGAGGCCCAAAAAATTGATCGAATCATGGAGAAGTTTGCTGAACGTTATTGCAAATGTAATCCAAAAGTTTTTTCCAGTGCTGATACAGCTTATGTCCTTGCTTATTCTGTGATCATGCTCAATACTGATGCTCACAATCCAATGGTGAAGAACAAG ATGTCTGCTGATGATTTCATTAAAAACAATCGTGGAATAGATGATGGAAAAGATGTGCCAGAGGAATACTTGAGGTCCTTGTACGAGAGAATATCTAAAAATGAGATCAAAATGAAAGATGTTGATTTGGAAACCCAACAAAGACAAGCTGTGAATCCTAATAGACTGTTgggtttggatagtattttgaaCATTGTGATCCGTAAGCGTGGGGAAGACAGTACTATGGGGACTAGTGATGATTTAATCCGACGTATGCAAGAAcaattcaaagaaaaagctcGCAAGACAGA GTCAGTCTATTATGCTGCCACGGATGTCGTAATTCTTAGATTCATGATTGAAGCCTGCTGGGCTCCGATGTTAGCTGCCTTCAGTGTTCCTCTTGATCAAAGTGATGACGAAGTTGTAATATCTCTCTGTCTTGAAGGCTTCCGCTATGCTATTCATGTTACTTCTGTAATGTCCATGAAGACTCATAGAGATGCTTTTGTAACCTCATTGGCAAAGTTTACTTCCCTGCATTCTCCTGCTGATATTAAGCAGAAAAATGTAGACGCGATCAAG GTCATAGTTACTATTGCTGACGAGGATGGGAATTACTTACAAGAAGCATGGGAGCATATTTTGACCTGTGTTTCCCGATTTGAGCATCTACATCTTCTTGGAGAGGGCGCTCCTCCAGATGCGACATTCTTTGCTTTTCCTCAGAATGATTCTGAAAAAGCAAAGCAAGCAAAATCAACTATTCTTCCTGTCTTGAAGAAGAAGGGGCCTGGGAGAATGCAGTATGCAGCTTCCACGGTAATGAGGGGTTCATATGATAGTTCTGGAATTGGCAGTAATGCTTCTGGAGCTGTCACGTCGGAACAGGTGAACAGTCTAGTTTCTAATTTGAATATGTTGGAACAAGTTGGAAGCTCGGAAATGAACCGCATATTTACTCGGAGTCAGAAGTTGAACAGTGAGGCCATAATAGATTTTGTTAAGGCTCTATGCAAGGTCTCCATGGAGGAATTGAGATCTCCCACTGATCCACGGGTGTTCAGTCTTACAAAAATAGTTGAGATTGC GCATTATAATATGAACCGCATCAGGCTTGTGTGGTCAAGTATTTGGCATGTTCTCTCAGATTTCTTTGTAACCATTGGCTGTTCCGGAAACCTTTCAATTGCAATTTTTGCAATGGATTCCTTGCGTCAGTTGTCAATGAAATTTCTAGAGCGGGAAGAGTTGGCTAATTATAATTTTCAGAATGAATTTATGAAGCCTTTTGTCATTGTTATGCGACGGAGTAGTGCTGTTGAAATTAGAGAACTTATCATCAGATGCGTCTCTCAAATGGTTCTATCTCGTGTGAACAATGTCAAATCAGGATGGAAGAGCATGTTCATG GTATTCACAACAGCGGCATATGATGACCACAGAAATATTGTACTCTTGGCTTTTGAAATTATTGAGAAGATTATTCGTGATTACTTCCCCTACATTACCGAGACAGAAACCACCACCTTTACAGATTGTGTGAATTGTCTGATTGCATTCACCAATAGTAGATTTAACAAAGAGATTAGCTTAAATGCCATTGCTTTTCTTCGAGTCTGTGCAACTAAACTAGCAGAAGGAGACCTTGGTTTTTCATCAAGGAATAAGGACAAGGAAACTTCTGGAAAGATTTTGTCACCATCACCTCGAACAGGAAAAGAGGGAAAACTTGAAAATGGAGATTTAACAGACAAGGAAGATCATCTCTATTTCTGGTTTCCTTTATTGGCCG GTTTGTCTGAGCTTAGCTTTGATCCAAGGCCTGAGATTAGGCAGAGTGCCTTGCAAGTCCTATTTGAAACCTTACGCAATCATGGCCACCTCTTTTCATTACCTTTATGGGAAAGAGTATTTGAATCAGTCCTATTCCCAATATTTGATTATGTACGTCATGCTATTGATCCTGCAGGAAGTAGCTCACAGATCAATGAATTGGAGATTGACGGTGAGCTTGATCAAGATGCATGGCTTTATGAAACATGCACACTAGCCCTCCAATTGGTGGTAGATCTTTTTGTCAACTTCTACAGCACTGTCAATCCTCTTTTAAGGAAGGTGCTGATACTCCTTGTTAGCTTTATAAAGCGCCCACATCAAAGCCTTGCTGGCATTGGTATTGCTGCATTTGTTCGTTTGATGAGTAATGCTGGAGAGCTATTTTCAGATGAGAAGTGGTTAGAAGTGGTTTTGTCACTAAAAGAGGCTGCAAATGCAACACTACCTAACTTTTCATTCCTTGACAGTGGAGACTCCGTGATTATAAATGATCAGCGTGCTTCAACAGCTGAAGAAGATAATGATCCTGCTGATGAGTCTAGCTCACCCAATAATTTAGAAAGCTTTAGAACTCGTCGTCTTCATGCATATTTATCTGATGCAAAATGCCGAGCTGCTGTTCAGCTTTTATTGATTCAG GCGGTGATGGAGATATACAACATGTACCGTCCTCAACTTTCAGCAAACTCAATTCTTGTCCTGTTTGATGCTTTGCATGATGTGGCATCACATGCACACAAGATTAACAGCAATATTATTTTGCGCTCAAAGTTGCAAGAGTTTGGTTCAATGACCCAAATGCAAGACCCTCCGCTGTTACGCCTTGAGAATGAGTCCTACCAAATATGCCTCACATTTTTACAGAACCTTCTTGTTGACAGGCCTAATGAGGCCGCTGAGGTGGAGACTCATTTGGTCCGGCTTTGTCAGGAGGTCTTGGAGTTCTACATTGAAGTTGCAGGTTCTGGACAAGTATCTGAATCTTCTCGTGGTGCACAACAACATTGGTTAATTCCTTTAGGCTCCGGTAAGCGAAGAGAACTAGCTACACGCGCACCTCTCATTGTGGCTGCTATCCAGGCTATTTGTAATTTGGGAGATGTGTGCTTTGAGAAGAATCTGGCTCAGTTTTTTCCCCTTTTCTCAAGCTTGATAAGTTGCGAACATGGGTCAACTGAGGTCCAGGTAGCACTCAGCGACATGCTTAGTTTATCAGTTGGCCCTGTTTTGCTACGGTCATGTTGA
- the LOC112797295 gene encoding probable calcium-binding protein CML23, with translation MFEPFKTFFTFLERKTKFLGLNQPKSMDMIGCCYTRKPNNNGFSSSSSSKVSLPSSFVDMGISNQLKHVFKLIDTNGDGKISTTELSEFLSSCIGYKKSIAAKETESMFSVLDSNGDGFVDLDEFMVVMNENDKKDNNNNNDDDDEENDYLMDAFLVFDTDKNGLISAKELNRVLMSLGFDQCSEKECKNMIKGVDKNGDGFVDFEEFKSMMKSRHAN, from the coding sequence ATGTTTGAACCTTTTAAAACTTTCTTCACTTTTCTTGAAAGAAAGACCAAATTCCTTGGCCTCAATCAGCCAAAGAGCATGGATATGATTGGTTGCTGCTACACCAGAAAACCAAACAACAATGggttctcatcatcatcatcatccaaggTATCATTACCCTCTTCTTTTGTTGATATGGGAATCTCTAACCAATTGAAGCATGTTTTCAAGCTCATTGACACCAATGGTGATGGCAAGATATCAACCACCGAACTCAGTGAGTTTCTCTCATCATGCATTGGATACAAGAAATCCATAGCTGCAAAAGAAACTGAGAGCATGTTTAGTGTGTTGGATTCAAATGGAGATGGGTTCGTTGACTTGGATGAATTCATGGTTGTTATGAATGAAAATGACAaaaaggataataataataataatgatgatgatgatgaagaaaatgattaTTTAATGGATGCTTTTCTTGTGTTTGACACTGATAAGAATGGTTTAATCTCAGCTAAGGAGCTAAATAGGGTTTTGATGAGTTTAGGGTTTGATCAGTGCAGTGAGAAAGAGTGCAAGAACATGATCAAAGGGGTTGATAAGAATGGAGATGGGTTTGTAGACTTTGAAGAATTCAAGTCCATGATGAAATCAAGACATGCCAACTAA
- the LOC112797296 gene encoding kinesin-like protein KIN-UB isoform X2: MIADADFADCVELQPELKRLKLRRNNWDSDTYEFDEVLTEYASQKRVYEVVAKPVVESVLDGYNGTVMAYGQTGTGKTFTLGSLGEGDTSDRGIMVRSMEDIFAELSPDTDSITVSYLQLYMETLQDLLNPVNDNIPIVDDPRTGDVSLPGATLVEIRDQQSLLELLRVGEANRIAANTKLNTESSRSHAILMVHIKRSVMDNEDIESSENGGDTPNFITKPSKPLVRKSKLVVVDLAGSERVHKSGSEGHMLEEAKSINLSLSSLGKCINALAENSAHVPFRDSKLTRMLRDSFGGTARTSLIVTIGPSPRHRGETSSTILFGQRAMKVENMLKIKEEFDYKSLSRKLEVQLDKLIAENERQQKAFDDEVEKINLEAQCRIAEVERNFADALEKERLKCQMEYMELVKELEQKLVLNQERHDCNCFVADRGEGPASSSADVSELKMLLEKENKQRKAAEEELERLKGQLGKHTRSEGGEDLEVIKLRNFLEDEANQKKKLEEEIIILRSQLLQLNFEADQMRRCLESGSSGSSFPSIDPSMTHVRHSQLKDTGNGPKSSVTTLFEQVGLQKILSLLESDDANMRIHAVKVVANLAAEEANQKRIVESGGLTSLLMLLRRYEDETVRRVAAGAIANLAMNEANQELIMAEGGITLLSMTASDAEDPQTLRMVAGAIANLCGNDKILMKLRSQGGIKALLGIVRCGHPDVLSQVARGIANFAKCESRSSNQGIKSGRSFLIEDGALPWIVQNANNEAAPIRRHIELALCHLAQHEVNAKDMISGGALWELVRISRDCSREDIRSLARRTLSSIPTFKSELRRLRIEC, translated from the exons AGTGTTCTTGATGGCTACAATGGCACTGTAATGGCTTATGGTCAAACCGGAACGGGGAAAACATTTACTCTTGGAAGTTTGGGGGAAGGAGACACCTCTGATCGTGGTATAATGGTTCGTTCGATGGAGGATATTTTTGCCGAATTGTCTCCAGATACAGATTCCATCACTGTCTCATATCTGCAG CTTTACATGGAGACTCTCCAGGACCTGCTTAATCCAGTAAATGATAATATTCCTATAGTGGATGATCCTAGAACTGGTGACGTATCTTTGCCTGGAGCAACACTTGTAGAAATCAGGGACCAGCAGAGTCTTCTGGAGTTACTAAGAGTCGGGGAAGCTAATCGGATTGCTGCTAACACAAAGTTGAATACAGAATCTTCCCGTAGTCACGCTATTCTCATG GTACATATTAAGAGGTCTGTCATGGATAATGAAGATATCGAATCTAGTGAAAATGGTGGTGATACACCAAACTTTATTACTAAACCTTCAAAACCACTTGTTAggaagagcaagctagttgtggTGGATTTAGCTGGTTCAGAGCGTGTCCATAAGTCAG GAAGTGAAGGACACATGCTAGAAGAAGCCAAATCAATCAACCTTTCACTTAGTTCACTGGGAAAGTGCATTAATGCTCTAGCAGAGAACAGTGCTCATGTTCCATTTCGTGATTCAAAGCTTACCAGGATGCTTCGAGATTCTTTTGGAG GCACAGCAAGGACATCATTGATTGTGACCATTGGCCCATCTCCACGTCACCGAGGAGAGACTTCTAGCACCATATTATTTGGCCAAAGG GCTATGAAAGTTGAAAATATGCTGAAAATTAAGGAGGAGTTTGATTATAAAAGCTTGTCTCGAAAGCTTGAGGTGCAGTTGGATAAGCTTATTGCAGAAAATGAAAGGCAGCAAAAAGCTTTTGATGACGAAGTTGAAAAAATAAACTTGGAAGCACAATGTCGTATTGCTGAGGTTGAGAGGAATTTTGCAGATGCATTAGAG AAAGAGAGATTGAAATGCCAGATGGAGTACATGGAATTGGTAaaggagctggagcagaaatTAGTGTTAAATCAAGAAAGACATGACTGTAATTGTTTTGTGGCTGATCGTGGCGag GGACCTGCATCATCTTCTGCAGATGTGTCTGAGCTCAAAATGTtgcttgaaaaagaaaataagcaaAGAAAGGCAGCTGAAGAAGAGTTAGAACGTCTAAAAGGTCAGCTGGGTAAACATACCCGATCAGAG GGAGGAGAGGATCTGGAGGTTATTAAGCTGCGCAACTTCCTTGAGGATGAGGCTAATCAGAAAAAGAAGCTTGAAGAAGAGATAATAATATTAAGAAGTCAATTATTGCAATTGAACTTTGAAGCTGACCAG ATGAGAAGGTGTTTGGAAAGTGGTAGCTCAGGGAGCTCATTTCCCTCCATTGATCCTTCCATGACACATGTTAGGCATTCCCAGCTCAAAGACACTGGGAATGGTCCAAAGTCTTCAGTCACTACTCTCTTTGAGCAAG TTGGATTGCAAAAGATTTTATCATTGCTGGAGTCAGATGATGCCAATATGCGAATTCATGCTGTGAAAGTGGTGGCCAACCTAGCAGCTGAAG AGGCTAATCAAAAAAGAATTGTGGAATCTGGTGGTCTCACTTCCTTATTGATGCTTCTTAGAAGATACGAGGATGAGACTGTTCGCCGAGTGGCAGCTGGGGCAATTGCCAATCTTGCTATGAATG AAGCAAACCAAGAACTTATCATGGCAGAAGGAGGAATAACTCTCTTATCAATGACAGCGTCTGATGCTGAAGATCCACAAACTCTTCGAATGGTTGCTGGGGCAATCGCTAACCTTTGTGGAAATG ATAAAATATTGATGAAGCTGAGATCTCAAGGAGGTATCAAGGCTTTACTAGGAATAGTTAGATGTGGGCATCCCGATGTTCTATCCCAAGTCGCACGAGGAATAGCTAACTTCGCAAAATGCGAATCTCGATCATCTAATCAAG GGATAAAAAGTGGTCGATCTTTCTTGATAGAAGATGGTGCACTACCTTGGATAGTACAAAATGCTAATAACGAGGCTGCACCCATCAGGCGTCATATTGAGCTTGCGCTCTGCCACTTGGCACAACATG AAGTGAATGCAAAAGACATGATTAGCGGAGGAGCTCTTTGGGAGCTTGTCCGGATTTCAAGGGATTGTTCACGAGAGGACATTCGCAGTCTTGCTCGCCGGACTCTCAGTTCTATCCCGACATTCAAATCTGAACTGCGACGACTGCGGATAGAATGTTGA